One Gemmatimonadaceae bacterium genomic window, CCACACGTACACAGTCCGCGAGCGCGTCGTCGAGCGTCTCGTAGTGCTGGATTCGGCCGATGATGTCCTGCGTGTCGTGCGCAACGCCGATCAGGCGATAGGGATCATAGGCGACGGGTCGTACTAGCCGGAGGCTGGACACACCCATGTTCTTCATCGCGCGGATGCCC contains:
- a CDS encoding TrmH family RNA methyltransferase — protein: MSGPTPRLAAVNVVLFEPQDPINIAAGIRAMKNMGVSSLRLVRPVAYDPYRLIGVAHDTQDIIGRIQHYETLDDALADCVRV